A DNA window from Luteolibacter luteus contains the following coding sequences:
- a CDS encoding phage major capsid protein, whose protein sequence is MKALFLTALLLPLAASAQDDGEAARLRDALKNLTLQLRSAQGETATAQAAAIAAEQKAKTLEAKVADLEKRNAALAKESNDDKAVSEKTIASLNNRLAEREKRLVDYIAALDKWKAAYLTAADAAKKNEAKGEQLSGEVTVLKRTVADRERKNIALFNVSNEILDRYEGFALGKSLAAKEPFIGNARVRVENEVQGYRDKIIDNRLSAPGATTKP, encoded by the coding sequence ATGAAAGCCCTCTTTCTCACCGCATTGTTGCTGCCGCTGGCGGCATCCGCCCAGGATGATGGCGAAGCGGCCCGTCTCCGGGACGCGCTGAAAAACCTCACGCTGCAGCTCCGCAGCGCGCAGGGCGAAACGGCCACTGCTCAAGCCGCTGCGATCGCTGCCGAGCAGAAAGCGAAGACGCTGGAAGCGAAGGTGGCCGATTTGGAGAAGCGCAATGCTGCGCTGGCCAAGGAGTCGAACGACGACAAGGCCGTTTCCGAGAAGACCATTGCTTCGTTGAACAACCGTCTGGCGGAGCGAGAGAAGCGCCTTGTCGATTACATTGCCGCGCTCGACAAGTGGAAGGCTGCCTATCTGACGGCCGCAGACGCCGCGAAGAAGAATGAAGCAAAGGGCGAACAGCTCTCCGGGGAAGTGACCGTGCTCAAACGGACGGTCGCCGATCGGGAACGCAAGAACATCGCGCTCTTCAATGTCTCGAACGAGATCCTCGATCGCTACGAAGGCTTCGCCCTTGGGAAGTCACTCGCGGCGAAGGAACCTTTCATTGGGAACGCCCGCGTGAGGGTTGAGAACGAGGTGCAGGGCTATCGCGACAAGATCATCGACAACCGTCTCAGCGCTCCTGGCGCCACCACCAAACCTTGA
- a CDS encoding putative porin: protein MPAKHAHHPILKTVAATLAGAAISSAEEAAQELPPVPVPTPQEQYNEVFDPNLGAPELPPAPAPAAQPTVPLPSQNMAVNLVALLVKKGQLTQEEGLALIEQAESEAKTAQAHAQATAAVPPPPKTEGEVSVNYVPQTVRNSIRDEIKQELMADARENNRDGSGKVEEEKKYRVFGDIRGRYEGIFFGDGNDNTGAFPNFNAINTGAPFDTTGTLFSPQYNVDQDRDRARLRVRAGIDLMLGEGFTAGLRVATGDSNSPVSPNQSLGGSGGNFSKYQIWLDRAFIGYDVLKEEDQELSFLVGRFENPFFNSEVMWDDDLGFDGLAARGRFAVNDKVTAFGAAGLFPVYNTDLNFASNQPAKFESQDKWLYGAQAGIEWKINDDLKAKFGAAWYDFKNIEGELSTPFVPLGPNDAGNTDATRPSFAQRGNTYMALRNIIPTAANGFGTTNQWQYYGLATPFQVLTLTGRLDYEAYDPIRFALTGEYLKNTAFDANEIAGKAVNNRIGSGTGTFDGGDTAWYLAFLFGRTAMDQRGDWIGGIGYRYVESDAVVDGFTDSDFGGGGTNLQGFTLGGAVALSPNVRVGLKWMSSDEVSGPPLSTDTLQFDINAKF from the coding sequence ATGCCCGCAAAGCACGCCCACCATCCCATTCTAAAAACGGTCGCCGCCACCCTCGCGGGAGCCGCGATCTCTTCTGCCGAGGAGGCCGCTCAGGAGTTGCCGCCGGTGCCGGTTCCTACCCCTCAGGAGCAATACAACGAGGTCTTCGATCCCAACCTGGGGGCGCCCGAGCTTCCTCCGGCCCCCGCGCCTGCCGCACAGCCGACGGTTCCTCTTCCATCGCAGAACATGGCGGTGAATCTGGTGGCGCTGCTGGTGAAGAAGGGGCAGCTGACGCAGGAAGAGGGACTGGCTTTGATCGAGCAGGCCGAATCCGAGGCGAAGACCGCGCAGGCTCACGCCCAAGCGACGGCTGCGGTCCCGCCACCGCCGAAGACCGAAGGTGAGGTGAGCGTGAATTATGTTCCGCAGACTGTCCGCAACAGCATCCGCGATGAGATCAAGCAGGAGCTGATGGCCGATGCCCGCGAGAATAACCGGGACGGCTCTGGGAAGGTTGAGGAGGAGAAGAAGTATCGTGTCTTTGGCGATATCCGCGGTCGCTACGAAGGAATCTTCTTCGGCGATGGGAATGACAATACGGGTGCCTTCCCGAACTTCAATGCAATCAATACCGGTGCGCCCTTTGATACCACCGGCACCCTTTTCTCGCCTCAGTATAACGTGGATCAGGATCGCGATCGTGCCCGCCTGCGGGTGCGTGCGGGAATCGATCTGATGCTGGGTGAGGGTTTCACCGCAGGTCTGCGCGTGGCTACCGGGGATAGCAATTCACCGGTATCGCCGAACCAATCGCTGGGTGGATCCGGAGGCAACTTCTCGAAGTATCAGATCTGGCTGGATCGTGCCTTCATCGGCTACGATGTGCTGAAGGAAGAGGATCAGGAGTTGTCCTTCCTGGTGGGACGCTTTGAGAACCCCTTCTTTAACAGCGAGGTGATGTGGGATGATGACCTTGGCTTCGACGGTCTCGCCGCACGCGGCCGCTTTGCGGTGAATGACAAGGTTACGGCATTTGGCGCGGCTGGTCTTTTCCCGGTCTACAATACGGACCTGAACTTTGCCTCGAACCAGCCCGCCAAGTTCGAGAGCCAAGACAAGTGGCTCTACGGCGCACAGGCCGGCATCGAGTGGAAGATCAACGATGATCTGAAGGCGAAGTTTGGGGCCGCGTGGTATGACTTCAAGAACATCGAGGGGGAACTCTCGACTCCCTTCGTGCCGCTTGGGCCGAATGATGCGGGCAATACCGATGCGACCCGCCCTTCCTTCGCCCAGCGTGGCAATACCTACATGGCGCTGCGCAACATCATTCCGACCGCGGCGAACGGATTTGGCACGACGAACCAGTGGCAATACTACGGTCTGGCGACGCCTTTCCAGGTGCTGACTTTGACCGGTCGCCTCGACTACGAGGCTTATGACCCGATCCGCTTCGCGCTGACGGGTGAGTATCTGAAGAATACGGCATTCGATGCGAACGAGATCGCGGGGAAGGCCGTCAACAATCGCATTGGCTCCGGTACGGGCACCTTCGATGGTGGCGATACCGCGTGGTATCTGGCCTTCCTTTTCGGACGGACTGCGATGGACCAGCGCGGGGACTGGATCGGGGGTATCGGCTACCGCTACGTCGAGTCCGATGCCGTGGTGGACGGCTTCACCGATTCCGACTTTGGCGGTGGGGGTACAAACCTCCAAGGCTTCACGCTCGGGGGTGCGGTGGCGCTCTCTCCGAACGTTCGTGTGGGCTTGAAGTGGATGAGCTCCGACGAGGTCTCCGGTCCGCCGCTCAGCACCGACACACTGCAATTCGACATCAACGCCAAGTTCTGA
- a CDS encoding peptidylprolyl isomerase gives MKLHLFAFIAAAAAVHADPATLGKIGELEVKTDEIREAIAGLEAGQDAALSKDPAALGQYVRALLIQRLVLQQALEKKWDQEPDVVAKLVRAREAALTESYLESVAKVPADFPTQADLQAAYDAAKTSLLVPKSYRLAQVFVAAPKDADKATTDKAKVKLDALAKKLKEKNADFAAIATAESDEVASKSRGGEIGWVAEAQIQPEIRERLPKLAVGAISDPVKLDDGWHILKVLDAKEAHTPPLDQVRDQIVVQLRAERARLNRQEYLAQLLKDHPLAINEIELAKLLGK, from the coding sequence ATGAAACTCCATCTTTTTGCATTCATTGCTGCGGCTGCCGCCGTCCATGCCGATCCCGCCACCCTCGGCAAGATCGGTGAACTCGAAGTGAAGACCGATGAGATCCGCGAGGCCATCGCGGGGCTGGAAGCCGGTCAGGACGCTGCTCTTTCCAAAGATCCCGCCGCGCTTGGACAGTATGTGCGGGCACTATTAATCCAGCGTCTTGTTCTTCAACAGGCTCTGGAAAAGAAGTGGGACCAGGAACCTGATGTCGTCGCCAAGCTGGTGCGTGCCCGCGAAGCCGCCTTGACGGAGAGCTACCTCGAATCGGTTGCAAAGGTTCCCGCGGATTTTCCGACACAGGCCGATCTCCAAGCCGCCTACGATGCCGCCAAGACATCGTTGCTGGTGCCGAAATCGTATCGTCTTGCGCAGGTTTTCGTTGCCGCGCCGAAGGATGCGGACAAGGCCACGACGGACAAGGCGAAGGTGAAGCTGGATGCCTTGGCGAAGAAGCTGAAGGAGAAGAATGCCGACTTCGCCGCGATTGCCACTGCGGAAAGCGATGAGGTGGCTAGCAAGTCCCGCGGCGGGGAGATCGGCTGGGTGGCGGAGGCCCAGATCCAGCCGGAGATTCGCGAGCGTCTGCCGAAGCTGGCCGTCGGAGCGATTTCGGATCCGGTCAAGCTGGATGACGGATGGCATATCCTGAAAGTGCTGGATGCTAAGGAAGCCCATACGCCGCCGCTCGATCAGGTGCGCGATCAGATCGTCGTGCAACTGCGTGCCGAGCGAGCCCGCCTGAACCGGCAGGAATACCTTGCCCAGCTGCTGAAGGATCATCCGCTCGCGATCAACGAAATCGAGCTCGCGAAGCTCCTAGGGAAGTAA